The genomic DNA gtgagcgattggtttcctgtgagagtggggctgagaaagggatgtgtgatgttgccatacttgttcaacttgtatgttgatggagtgatgagagaggtgaattctcgagtacTTAGACGAGGATTGAACGACATAGACAccaatgatcatgaatgggaggtaaatcagttgttgtttgcggatgatactgttctggttgcagactctgaaaagaagcttggccgattagtggcaggatttggaaggatatgtgagagaaggaagttgagagttaatgtgggtaagagtaaggttatgagatgtacgagaagggaaagtgttgcgaggttgaatgtcatatcgaAGGGAGATTTACTTGAGTagggggatcagtttaagtacttggggtctgttgttgcagcaaatagttgagtggaagcagatgtacgtcagagagggaatgaaggatgcaaagggctgggggcagtgaagggagtgataaaaaatagaggtttaggcatgaatgtaaagagagttttgtatgggaaagtgattgcaccaactgtgatgtatgtatcggagttgtggggaatgaaagtgacgggtagacagaaatttaatgtgtttgagatgaagtgtctgagaagtatgactggtgtatctcgagaagatagggttaggaacgaagtagtgagggtgagaactggtataatttatgatttaacagctagagtggatatgaatgtgttgaggtggtttggccatgttgagaaaatggaaaatagctgtctgctaaagaaggtgatgaatgcaacagttgatgggagaattacaagaggaaggtcaagatttgagtggatggatggagtgaagaaagctctgggtgataggaggatatatgtgagaaccaagagagcgtgctagatacaggaatgaatggtgagctattgtgacgcagttcctgtaagccctgctgcttcctctggtcgccttggatgactgcggaggtagcggcagtaggggatccagtgttataaagcttcatctatgctggataacgggggagggtgggctgtggcaccctagttgtaccagccgaacttggttgacttcctcgtcaggctgggaggagcatagaatGGAAaggtcctttttttttcattcgtttgatgttggctaccaccCAGAATTAgtggaagttccttggtatatggatatggatataaatgtatgtatatatgtatgtaggtatctatctatatatatatatatatatatgtgtgtgtgtatatatatatatatatgtgtgtgtgtatatatatatatatacatatatatatatatatatatgtgtgtgtgtgtgtgtatatatatatatatgtatatatatatatatacatatatatatatatgcgtgtgtgtttgtatataatatatatatatatatatatacatatatatatatatatatgtgtgtgtgtgtgtgtgtatatgtatatatatatatatatatataaatatatatatatatatatataaatatatatatatatatatatacatatatatgtatatatatatatatatatgtgtgtgtgtgtatatatatactgtatatatatatgtgtgtgcatatatatatatatatattatatatatatatatatatgtgtgtgtatatatatatatatatatatgtatatatatatatatatatctatatatatacatatatatatatatatatacatatatatatatatgcgtgtgtgtttgtatataattatatatatatatatatatgtgtgtgtgtgtgtgtgtatatgtatatatatatatatatataaatatatatatatatatatataaatatatatatatatatatatatacatatatatgtgtatatatatatatatatgtgtgtgtgtatatatatactgtatatatatgtgtgtgcatatatatatatatatatatgtgtgtatatatatatatatatatatatgtatatatatatatatatatatctatatatatacatatatatatatatatatatatactgtacattttatatcattgataccataaatcaatcaattatacttaTGGTATCAATTCAAAAACTCTATGTTCATGTTACAGACATCCAAAACACACAGTCTCAAAAGCTAAGATGTCTGAGAGTGCAAATgacataacttctgaagagcagatatggcccaaatatgatccagtctatcaaaGATACTTccaaataggtgaggttcctaATTATGTGTGGCTGTATTTCCTCAAAGATGtaatgatacaatgattttcaatattttctagatataaaaCCTTAGGTCAGGAAAATACACTTATTCatatttttagagtaattttatTTCTTCGTGATAACTTACATAATTATTAATCATCCCTTTCTTctctatatataaaatcttaagttCTAGAtgttaacatttctctctctctctctctctctctctctctctctctctctctctctcttttcaataacCCAACTCCCATGAATATCATTAACCTAAACTAGTAAAACGTAGCTTCTTCAATGCACTTCAGAAAACTATAGAACCTTagtaaaatactaatatttaatTGGTGATTAATCTAATAAACTAAATGATAGTACATCTagaattttatgatataattctaatcatcaaTATAGATATGATATGTAGCTTTTCCAGAAACTTGCTTTAGGTAAATTTAAGTGTTTGGATTCTATTTGTAATTGCTTATGAAGCTGTAACATCCAAAACGTATtcattgataaattaaaaaaaaaaatatttattcataacaacaAGAGGCAAaaccatatatcttatatttaaggaatatatattttataaaaattgtatCCTCGTTTTCACATAATTACTTTTAGTTACCTATATGTCTATTCATTTCAGGAACCCAAAACTTTGTACGtgaccactaccgtgctggaaaagtagccttgtggtcatggctacttCCTGGTCTGGAACGAGTGGGTTCTCGGTACGACCCAGATAAAAATCTCCtcagattaccaactgatctccagtcgGGTTTATACCCTGAATCCACAGGTCAGTATAACTTAACAGATGGCTTTCTATCTAACCCAGTCACTCCAACCTTCGCTGGCCCAACAAATACACCTcataacttgacaattgtagctaaGGCTAACAAAAAGCAAGCCAGTGAATCAGGTAATTTGGATAAGCTGAGTCAAATGGGGAAGGATTTCCCCTACACGACTGCACTGAGCgtgacagtggccattgcctgTTCTTTGCTAATGGtaaatatcctggttcttactGCCGTTTATTATCGCCATAAGGCCAACCGCCGGAGCCTCGCCAAAGGCTCGCAGGACGCGGATAACGAAAGCGGGAATGACGTCCAGTTGCACTCGTCTGGGGACAActgtaagacaatatatgccccagggaattatggaaccctgaggccttctatcacaatgcgtagcaacctggccacagcctttgaagaggagtcTCAGCATGACTGGCCTCCAGATtacataagcagcgtacaaaccatagacgatatGAGTGGCGTAACCTTCAATAGGATATTTCCAGATACGCAAGGCATCATTGCGAATACGCAAATGCTACacgaaccaaaagaaaatatattatctgTTACAACgctcaagcagcctgtggcttcatacacatctccgaatgatggtcaacATGTCTCTACATATTCACCAGTCAATGGTCAACTCGTCCCCAAATATTCAACAAAAgagaatcaactcgtccaaaattatCACCCAGCGTAAGCCAACAAGTTATGAGTTATTCTCCAAACGATGGACAACTAATTCCAAATTATTAGTCGAGCAGTGCTTTTATCATGCTTATTAGGGAGTAGTTAATGTCTGTGTCACCAAAATATACTAATAAAAAAGCTCCTATTCctttaaaaacaatgttagatataccctagaatatagggcaaatgggtcttatgattaattttgatctagtccattatctcaatattgccctctaagattaccatctcgtcttcaaAGGTATACTTAACAAAGaccaattaataaaactaattttcttgaatattaaaaCACTCACTTCATGATAGAAAAATAATGGTTTTCAGAGAACTAGCCAACTCATCTAACTACATTCTTcgatgaaaggttttttttttaataattagttttTGTGTATTTTCTGAATAATGGTTCTATTATTAAACTCTGTTGATCAAACACATCCATTACTATGGTGCACTTAGAACATCATCAGATATGCAGAAACATAACGAATAATAGTTTTCATGATTTACATTTCCTTTCTATCAATCAattattgttagtaaaaattactaataacattaagaaagaaaatgtttGGTATTTAACATTTGAAAATTCCCTGAGACCAATATTGGTTATATTAAATATTTCCTAAAGTTAATGGAAAgttgtctacttttcataatcaggTACTTTTACAAAACTACTTTTCTCCACATTTGATAAaatatctgatatccctaagtaaagtaactggtgcccaattaagagaaaaatactcttaattaaattcaaagatttaaaaaacacaTCAATCAATTTAGACTGGATATTTGATTATGAGtgataataattcttaaaagaaagtccaaaaacaagaatcctcagtaaataaataaaaaactaaaacaaataccCATTTTGAGATGTTCATAGATAAGCCTaatgaaatcatataaaaattatataagaagaaaaaaatggagaCCACAAGAGTGTCtatctaagaagaagaaagtgaacattataactattgccatttacaatagaatgttttgttgttgtgaaactttatCTAACCTGTGGTTGGTTTTTTAGATATGTTtatcagtgtgtgtatgtatatatgtgtgttcttttttttaagaaataaaaagtgaatttttCTTTATGAGTGTATCGTTACCTATAAATAAGAGAAGGTAAAAATTCATATTCTTTCTAATaaccaaatgaatatatatatatatatatatatatatatataacaagaaaaatgtCTTATCTCTAGAAGCCCAAGACGCAGCAAGACTATAAAcgctcacataaaagaattattcttACTAAAAGGGGCGTTATATAAATGGAAGACTGGAATAAGTAAGACCTCAAGAGACCAATTGTTCCTGGAGTGAACTACTTTTGGCCAAGGTAATATCTAcaaaaattttcttataaattgAGATACTTTGTGCGTAGGTGAAGTAAGACAGGGGAAATTGTTTGATGAAATAAAGCAATTTGAAGAGAAGAAATAGTGATAGTGTTGGGAGTGTCAgagaaatgttgagagagagagagagagagagagagagagagagagagagagagagattacaaccaGGATATATCAGGTGAGAATTATTTTCTAAAACGCAAATATCTATCAGGGAGATTAATACACATATGCAGacttaatgtagagagagagagagagagagagagagagagagagagagagacgtaaattaAAGCCAAAACATATCTAGTTAGTAATCAAACATTAATACCTATCTTTGAAACTTAATAAGCATAtagaatactaagagagagagagagagagagagagagagagagagagagagaaaaaaaaacaggcagGCAAAAAATGAATATTATAACAGGTTAGATTATTTCTTCAAAGGATTAAGTATCACAACAGTATACTACATAATAGggcatcctagagagagagagagagagagagagagagagagagagagagagattaaaaatcatTATTTCCATTTCGTCTTCAAAATGTCTGCCATAAAGGAGACTTGCATTTTCCCAGGAGGAGATTTCTGGCCATTAATTTTCATTCTCTGAAGTTAAATTGGATATAACACAATTGCAAAAACTAGAATGACTTCAATGGGAACAAGAAATGTCACAAAGAAGTTTTTCCTAGGATTTTAAAAGGTGAAAAAACTTATGCATGTTCTTCATACGTGTATGACCTCAATGGGAATTATAtggataaactcatatatatatatatatatatatataagtatatatatatatatatatatatacatatatatatatatatatataaatatatatttatatatatatatatatatatatattaaaatacatatatatatatatatatatatatatacatatatataagtatatacatatatatataaatatattttgttctaTCTCAGGTGGTATAATTTGGAATACTTTTTTCTTTATAACAGTTTGGCCTTTATTAACAATACCAGTTATATAACTGTATTTCcaattcctactctctctctctctctctctctctctctctctctctctctctctctcgtaagcaatCTTCATTTAAAGCTAAATTGGGACAAACCTGAAAAAACCTCTACAAGTACAAACTTCCCTTTTGAAAAACAACCAGCAATTCCTCCCATTAAATCAACGAGTTTCCCTTTCATAGGACGTCCATTGCTTGTCTTTGAAGGTCCCAAATGGCGTCCTATAGGATACTGGTGGTCAGCTTCCTAATGCAAAACTTACATTCAAGCACCATTGTTGCTGGTCAATGCAAATTGGGGTCATTCATATTTCCAGTGATGgagatttctatgttttcatatttatctggattttctttttattttaattttggttttacggtttttttttatagaaatctaaATCTTAAATCTCTCTATTTTCTtataaatgaaattgttttttggggtttttcacaaatatatatatatatatatatatacatatatatatatatatatatatctatatatatatatatatatatacacacacatatatatatatatatatatacatatcttatatatatatatatatatatacatatatatatatatatatatagatatatatgtgtgtgtatgtgtgtgtgtgtgtttgtgtgtgtgtgtgtttgtgtgtgtgtatgtgtgaatatacatacCATGTAATTAAAAAAACTTCATCTCTGATATTTAAAGAATCAAGATAGTCTCTTGCCCACGCCATCTGTCGAGAGCTCAGATAACTAGAATATTGAACGTTCGATTATTACATCAAGAAAACAGtgtagagcaacaacaacaacaccaccaccaagtACTACCTTGAGGAGGGAAAGTCATCTGGAAGTGACACTGATCCCCTGGAATGTTGAAAGACTCTTCAAAACATAATCTGGAAACAGAGGAGAATTAGAAGGGATGACTGCAATTCCAGCTCAGTTGGGTGTTTGGGAAATAGATTTTTATCGAAATATAATCGAATCTTTCTCATTTAGATATGAAGAAGAGGAAATGTAAAAAGGGTTTTGGTTTTTTTACTGAAATTTAGGTAATATGTGTGTTACATGTTAGATAAatattataaacacatatacaccaatatatatgtatatacgagtaaCAAGTATACAAACatgcagtatgcatatatatatatatatatatatataaatatatatatatatatatatatatataaatatatatatatatatatatatatatgtcttatttataactgtaatcgaacagtttaacatgttttttcaaaaaggcccataaaagaaacacaggaaatatgaataaatcacactatatttcggtcaataaacatcgaccctcttcaggaagtaaagttaaagtgagaattacagtggagagtgacggtttatatatgaaagcaaaagggtgtgttcaattgttctatagttgttataattgctggaaggattagccaaatttaattacatccaggtgcgtgttcttattgttgagccgcttggaggaagtcttgacctctgatgcatgtctggtggtcggtctccgtggattatcttcttaatgatagggttgagaagagtattgtccactgtgtcagctttccattggcccccacataggttcattgtgtttgattgatttatgatggctgattccaggattttccttctgtacggacaggtactcttaaaaagcaaagacgactcactccagttaatctggtgccctaaatccctaaggtgaatgaaaatccctgagttttcatacccatatctaacagatcttttgtgttcggataatctttgagatagcgaacggccagtttgcccaacgtacactttttcacaatccctacatggtactttgtaaacgccggattctatctctcttttattttgataaacattaataagggcgcttcctatggtctttggatatgaaaaaacaaaggggttctcagttttgatatgatttgttatatttttaataccttctatatatgggagttttatcttattttaaaatctctttggttagtaacatcatgatctttataatatatcgtgttggctttgttgatggccttttctatgacatacgttgggtagaatagctgggcgagttgtttacggatgatttcaaattctttatttaggtaggttgGGGAACAgggaagagggtcgatgtttattgaccgaaatatagtgtgatttattcatatttcctgtgtttcttttatgggcctttttgaaaaaacatgttaaactgttcgattacagttataaataagacatattagcccatcatggaaccccttcgttttttccatatcttcagttggaatgccgatatcaagcatatattcagacgttatgaacgactagtgcagggacttcaccggaggaaaaaccagaaatggtttcttgaagagtgtctgcaagaacaagttataccaaaaatgtatggcttttcacgctggacatcaacatcggacccctttcctaattcctccaggacatttctgcaagaacgaattatgtcagcaaatcatgacatctatgtatcacggaggaatataagtgaattgggggtatctcttcgtctactatgccgagatgatggtatgtacagagatctttcttcatatgtgctgaccggtgctattaatagtagtgtgactcactccgagaaattgaataataaattagaaagactcatacgaaatagtacatggaataatttagtattggaaaataacgttttgaatttatcgaaccgtccactcacagtgaatgagcaaacagctctgaatctaggtatctcttttgctatgaaacccggacgggaaagtcattttgattatgtggtggccttcgataaacatttctctaaaaacaattttgaaaaagatgaaacttgcctaaaaggaatcttgttaaatgcattagaacaaagtaacagtaaaaatccgcttcccagaaggtttcataatgcaattttttcattaaacaaaaccgataatatcatcatcacaaaatcggataaagacggaaaaatagtcattcttgataaagagacgtatgtcaacaaagttcaacaattcttaaacgatgacactacatatgaaaagctaacaaaagatccccgtaactctgttgctccggagtttttcaaatccgtaagaaaaatcggaaataataaaaaagacatcgaggtcttagaaaaattcaaagtcatgaacccttcgttgccatatttttacgggctcccaaaaactcataaggacggtattcccttacgcccaatcgtctcatgtaaagggtcatttatatatgatatatcaaaatggttagcagacttgctgtctccctttctagggagcttttcttcagctcatattaagcatgcagaggacttcatccagaaattcaatatattaaatatcccggtaaacaatgtaaaactcttgagtcttgacgtagaatccctatttacaaaggtcccgatcaacgacgtattaggtttcttgagggaaaaattaatcccttacgaagatcacttccccctcggtattgaaaaaacaattaatttaattaaactaagcgtgtcaaataacgttttctctttcaatggaaatttttacaaacagaaatttggttgtagtatgggcagcccgttatctccaattttagctaacctctacatggaatactttgaaacagaaattttaacaacaattaaacctacgaacatggtttggcaacgctatgttgatgacattttcacatattgggataatagctggggagatttcaatatatttttcaataatctaaattccctagtccctagcataaaatttaaaactgaatgggaaaaagatggaaaattagcttttttggacatactaattataagggaatcgacggggtataatttcactgtgtatagaaaaccaactttctctatttcctacattcatttctttagttatcacgacatttctgtaaaaattggagtagcttgcaatctatttcttagaggtttgagaatctgttccccaacctacctaaataaagaatttgaaatcatccgtaaacaactcgcccagctattctacccaacgtatgtcatagaaaaggccatcaacaaagccaacacgatatattataaagatcatgatgttactaaccaaagagattttaaaaataagataaaactcccatatatagaaggtattaaaaatataacaaatcatatcaaaactgagaacccctttgttttttcatatccaaagaccataggaagcgcccttattaatgtttatcaaaataaaagagagatagaatccggcgtttacaaagtaccatgtagggattgtgaaaaagtgtacgttgggcaaactggccgttcgctatctcaaagattatccgaacacaaaagatctgttagatatgggtatgaaaactcagggattttcattcaccttagggatttagggcaccagattaactggagtgagtcgtctttgctttttaagagtacctgtccgtacagaaggaaaatcctggaatcagccatcataaatcaatcaaacacaatgaacctatgtggaggccaatggaaagctgacacagtggacaatactcttctcaaccctatcattaagaagataatccacggagaccgaccaccagacatgcatcagaggtcaagacttcctccaagcggctcaacaataagaacacgcacctggatgtaattaaatttggctaatccttccagcaattataacaactatagaacaattgaacacacccttttgctttcatatataaaccgtcactctccactgtaattctcactttaactttacttcctgaagagggtcgatgtttattgaccgaaatatagtgtgatttattcatatttcctgtgtttcttttatgggcctttttgaaaaaacatatatatatatatatatatatatatatatacatatatatattcattaaatcttTGTGAtgctatttttaataaaaatattctttttaacctacataataataataataataataataataataataataataataataataataataataataataggtccacaaataaaacaaaattt from Palaemon carinicauda isolate YSFRI2023 chromosome 34, ASM3689809v2, whole genome shotgun sequence includes the following:
- the LOC137626977 gene encoding neuroligin-4, Y-linked-like, yielding MNGRHPKHTVSKAKMSESANDITSEEQIWPKYDPVYQRYFQIGTQNFVRDHYRAGKVALWSWLLPGLERVGSRYDPDKNLLRLPTDLQSGLYPESTGQYNLTDGFLSNPVTPTFAGPTNTPHNLTIVAKANKKQASESGNLDKLSQMGKDFPYTTALSVTVAIACSLLMVNILVLTAVYYRHKANRRSLAKGSQDADNESGNDVQLHSSGDNCKTIYAPGNYGTLRPSITMRSNLATAFEEESQHDWPPDYISSVQTIDDMSGVTFNRIFPDTQGIIANTQMLHEPKENILSVTTLKQPVASYTSPNDGQHVSTYSPVNGQLVPKYSTKENQLVQNYHPA